In Chitinibacter sp. SCUT-21, a single genomic region encodes these proteins:
- a CDS encoding acyloxyacyl hydrolase, producing MSKSLIWLLSALSCHAVLASDLAIQLGVIAHPSENSALLRVENRTPILAETLSTLDSQLSAYWQINANLWHTNETHFALRTGLGAQYQFSEHWALELGWGAIALDNRYISSQHDMGSQLHFETTLGLRYQLDPRSAIKLNVYHWSNANLADVNPGCEVVFLGYQLRY from the coding sequence ATGTCAAAGTCACTCATCTGGTTACTCAGCGCGCTTAGCTGCCATGCCGTTTTAGCCAGCGATTTAGCCATACAATTGGGTGTCATTGCTCATCCCAGTGAGAATAGTGCTCTCCTGCGGGTCGAAAACCGCACCCCCATCCTCGCCGAGACATTGAGCACTCTAGATTCACAACTCTCGGCATACTGGCAAATCAACGCCAATCTTTGGCACACCAACGAAACGCACTTCGCCCTCCGAACCGGGCTTGGCGCACAATATCAATTCAGTGAGCACTGGGCACTTGAATTGGGCTGGGGCGCTATCGCCCTAGACAACCGCTACATCAGCTCACAACATGATATGGGCAGCCAACTGCATTTTGAAACCACACTCGGTTTGCGTTACCAGCTAGATCCAAGATCCGCGATCAAACTCAATGTGTATCACTGGTCCAACGCCAACCTAGCCGACGTGAATCCAGGCTGTGAAGTTGTTTTTTTGGGTTATCAATTACGCTATTGA
- the wbaP gene encoding undecaprenyl-phosphate galactose phosphotransferase WbaP codes for MALNLEQKHLHAERAKPWLALADFLALAVSFGLAMLLLWVFRYHRIGASMELWWAWEGRQQGLAFLGLAIITVANFWWRGHYSLRLPFWDELLEILRALLLAALLNGMLVLLGKFTISRFLWPVSWGLALVLLPYARSAMKGLLLKAKIWQLPTVIIGAGINAQDAYRAMTSERQLGFDVHAFVSIDSNAPDELVFGQQSLPVVKLQREELLTWLSENGRPHVVIAVDEIELRALENQVEQLSLRYKDIHIIPPIAGLPLFGVVPHHFFSHEVLLLRVRNNLMVKPLILLKRAFDLFGASVGLLLLSPLLAYVVLRIKKEGGPGAVFFGHVRVGMNGVPFKCWKFRTMVHNSQEVLEKLLASDPAAKAEWDLDFKLRNDPRITKIGAFLRKTSLDEIPQLWNVIKGEMSLVGPRPIIDAELERYGDKVDFYLEARPGLTGLWQVSGRNDTSYAERVALDAWYVKNWNLWYDIAIVCKTIRTVVSGHGAY; via the coding sequence GTGGCCTTGAACTTAGAACAAAAACATTTGCACGCTGAGCGTGCCAAGCCTTGGCTGGCCTTGGCCGATTTTCTCGCGTTGGCCGTGTCATTTGGCTTGGCGATGCTGTTGCTATGGGTGTTTCGCTACCACCGCATCGGCGCGAGCATGGAATTGTGGTGGGCTTGGGAGGGGCGGCAACAAGGTTTGGCGTTTTTGGGGCTAGCCATTATTACCGTCGCTAACTTCTGGTGGCGTGGGCATTACAGCTTACGGCTGCCGTTTTGGGATGAATTACTCGAAATTTTGCGCGCTTTGCTGCTGGCAGCCTTGCTGAACGGCATGCTGGTATTGCTGGGTAAATTTACCATTTCGCGTTTCCTATGGCCGGTGTCTTGGGGTTTGGCTTTGGTCTTGTTGCCTTATGCGCGCTCGGCGATGAAAGGCTTGCTGCTGAAGGCGAAAATTTGGCAATTGCCCACTGTCATTATTGGCGCGGGCATCAATGCGCAAGATGCGTATCGCGCGATGACGTCAGAGCGCCAATTGGGCTTTGATGTGCATGCCTTTGTTTCGATCGATAGTAACGCACCCGACGAATTGGTGTTTGGTCAGCAATCTTTACCCGTTGTTAAATTGCAGCGAGAAGAGCTGCTCACTTGGCTGAGCGAAAACGGTCGCCCCCATGTGGTGATTGCCGTTGATGAAATCGAGCTACGCGCGCTGGAAAATCAAGTCGAGCAATTGTCTTTGCGCTACAAAGACATCCACATTATTCCGCCGATTGCTGGTTTGCCGCTGTTTGGCGTTGTGCCGCATCATTTCTTTAGCCACGAAGTATTACTGCTGCGCGTACGCAATAATTTGATGGTGAAGCCGCTGATTTTGCTCAAGCGCGCTTTTGATTTATTTGGCGCAAGCGTGGGCTTGCTGTTGCTATCGCCCTTGCTCGCTTATGTCGTACTGCGGATTAAAAAAGAAGGTGGCCCTGGTGCGGTGTTTTTTGGCCATGTTCGCGTTGGGATGAATGGCGTGCCGTTTAAATGCTGGAAATTTCGCACGATGGTGCATAACAGCCAAGAAGTCCTCGAAAAATTATTAGCGAGCGATCCCGCAGCCAAGGCAGAATGGGATTTAGACTTTAAACTGCGTAACGATCCGCGGATTACCAAGATTGGTGCATTTTTGCGCAAGACCAGTTTGGATGAGATTCCGCAGCTATGGAATGTAATCAAGGGTGAGATGAGCTTGGTTGGCCCGCGCCCAATTATTGATGCAGAGCTAGAGCGCTATGGTGATAAAGTCGATTTTTATCTGGAAGCTCGCCCTGGTTTGACGGGGTTATGGCAAGTATCTGGACGTAATGACACGAGTTACGCCGAGCGTGTAGCGCTCGACGCTTGGTATGTGAAGAACTGGAATCTGTGGTACGACATTGCGATTGTATGTAAAACCATCCGCACGGTGGTGAGCGGGCATGGGGCGTATTAA
- a CDS encoding glycosyltransferase codes for MKHILHVVESFGAGTLSMVSAMANRQSADGHDVTIIHSVREETPENWPQLFASAVKCIHLPMQRAIHPLNDFRSGRALYRWIKDLQPDVVHLHSSKAGAIGRLISLAWTGKNGPRWFFSPHGLSFLQRAEGRLKNSVFLGIEKILAGVPVTFIACSPSEGEEIRQHLSPNVKVVNNAVDLAAIPAALKQNSRLRIGTVGRVTLARNPELFAEVAEKCRHLPVEFVWVGGGDESGETALKQANVAVSGWCDRRAALAQLASFDIYIQTSRWEGLPVAVIEAMAAGLPVVATNVVGNRDLVQVDQNGYLVESADEFVQAIERLVNDADLRARLGEQARQFARQHYSLDTMMAELYAVYGF; via the coding sequence ATGAAGCATATTTTGCACGTGGTTGAGTCATTTGGCGCGGGCACTTTATCGATGGTGTCGGCGATGGCGAATCGGCAAAGCGCGGATGGTCATGATGTGACAATCATTCACTCGGTGCGCGAAGAAACGCCGGAAAATTGGCCGCAATTGTTTGCTTCAGCTGTTAAATGCATTCATTTGCCAATGCAGCGCGCAATTCACCCATTAAATGATTTTCGCTCTGGCCGCGCTTTATATCGCTGGATTAAAGATTTGCAACCCGATGTGGTGCACCTGCATTCGAGCAAGGCCGGTGCAATTGGTCGCCTGATTAGTTTGGCGTGGACTGGCAAAAATGGCCCGCGTTGGTTTTTCTCGCCGCATGGTTTGTCTTTTTTGCAGCGCGCAGAAGGGCGGCTGAAAAATAGCGTTTTTTTGGGGATTGAAAAAATCCTTGCCGGTGTGCCGGTTACGTTTATTGCCTGCTCACCATCGGAAGGCGAGGAAATCCGTCAACATCTGTCACCCAATGTCAAAGTGGTGAATAACGCGGTCGATTTAGCCGCAATCCCTGCCGCGCTGAAACAAAATAGCCGATTACGCATTGGTACGGTTGGACGGGTGACGTTGGCGCGCAATCCAGAGCTATTTGCCGAAGTTGCTGAGAAATGCCGGCATTTGCCTGTCGAGTTTGTCTGGGTTGGCGGCGGTGATGAATCGGGCGAGACGGCGCTGAAGCAGGCGAATGTGGCTGTGAGCGGTTGGTGTGATCGCCGCGCCGCGCTTGCGCAGTTGGCGAGCTTTGATATTTATATCCAAACTAGCCGCTGGGAAGGTTTGCCGGTAGCGGTGATTGAGGCCATGGCGGCAGGCTTGCCGGTGGTTGCGACCAATGTGGTTGGTAATCGCGATTTGGTGCAAGTCGATCAGAATGGCTATTTGGTTGAAAGCGCTGACGAGTTTGTGCAGGCGATTGAACGACTGGTCAACGATGCTGATCTACGTGCCCGATTGGGTGAGCAAGCGCGGCAATTTGCGCGCCAGCATTATTCGCTCGATACGATGATGGCCGAGTTATACGCCGTTTACGGTTTTTAA
- a CDS encoding glycosyltransferase — MSEAVLVLIPHYNNPEGLNKSLASIGANEPCDVLVVDDGSTRAPIDAAAAQAAYQGQGTLRILNLPQNKGIEGALNAGLAWAKARGYQWIARLDCGDCNVSDRIERQLAFMQQYPDVVLLGGAASFVDQAGVEQFVLRHPTEHAQILEFMKKNSAYIHPSVMFKISAAETVGMYPLDTPAAEDYAMFWAMARQFKVANLPEVLIRYELDPSGISLGKRKVQLKSRLKLQRRYFDGSPSAIAGMARTLALLAMPYELAFKLKAKLRGGKA, encoded by the coding sequence ATGAGCGAAGCAGTCTTGGTCTTAATTCCTCACTACAACAATCCGGAAGGTTTGAATAAATCGCTGGCGAGTATTGGTGCGAACGAGCCCTGCGATGTGCTGGTGGTGGACGATGGCAGCACGCGTGCGCCGATTGATGCCGCAGCAGCGCAAGCCGCATATCAAGGCCAAGGCACTTTACGTATTTTGAATCTGCCGCAAAACAAAGGCATCGAAGGCGCTCTCAACGCTGGTTTGGCATGGGCCAAAGCGCGTGGTTATCAGTGGATTGCAAGGCTGGATTGTGGTGATTGCAACGTATCTGATCGAATCGAACGCCAGTTGGCGTTTATGCAGCAATACCCAGATGTGGTATTGCTTGGTGGCGCTGCGAGCTTTGTGGATCAGGCGGGTGTGGAGCAATTTGTGCTGCGCCATCCAACTGAACACGCGCAAATTCTCGAGTTTATGAAGAAAAACTCGGCGTATATCCATCCAAGCGTGATGTTTAAAATCTCTGCGGCTGAAACGGTGGGGATGTATCCGCTAGATACGCCCGCGGCCGAAGACTATGCGATGTTTTGGGCGATGGCGCGCCAATTTAAAGTGGCCAACTTGCCCGAGGTGTTAATCCGCTACGAGCTGGATCCGAGTGGAATCTCCTTGGGTAAACGCAAAGTGCAGCTTAAATCGCGCTTAAAATTGCAGCGCCGCTATTTTGATGGCTCGCCCAGCGCAATAGCAGGTATGGCAAGAACCTTGGCCTTGTTGGCGATGCCGTATGAACTGGCGTTTAAGCTCAAAGCCAAACTGCGCGGGGGGAAGGCATGA
- a CDS encoding N-acetyltransferase, which produces MELEFVAESPTDAAQHRAVTELLQQAFANHPYSNNSEHQLVTALRQQQALTIALLGVHQGHVVACVYASAVNLHQAEGIKRGWHCIAPVAVLPEFQKQGLGSQLMNRALVDLQSMGAKGCVLVGEAEYYQRFGFERVHGLTSAGIPDQFVLAKSFAAEKAQGQIQYHPAFASLEA; this is translated from the coding sequence ATGGAATTAGAATTTGTGGCAGAGTCGCCCACTGATGCGGCGCAACATCGTGCTGTAACTGAACTGCTGCAACAGGCGTTTGCCAATCACCCATACAGTAATAATTCAGAACATCAATTGGTGACTGCTTTGCGCCAACAGCAGGCGCTAACTATCGCCTTGCTGGGTGTGCATCAAGGCCACGTTGTGGCTTGCGTTTATGCTTCCGCGGTTAACTTGCACCAAGCCGAAGGGATAAAGCGGGGTTGGCACTGTATTGCTCCTGTTGCCGTATTGCCCGAGTTTCAAAAGCAAGGCTTGGGCTCGCAGCTGATGAACCGAGCTTTGGTTGATTTGCAAAGTATGGGTGCAAAAGGATGTGTTCTTGTGGGAGAGGCTGAGTACTATCAGCGCTTTGGATTTGAGCGCGTTCATGGCCTCACTTCAGCAGGAATCCCCGATCAATTTGTCTTGGCTAAATCGTTTGCCGCCGAAAAGGCGCAGGGGCAAATTCAGTATCACCCAGCTTTTGCTAGTTTGGAGGCGTAA
- a CDS encoding glycosyltransferase — MNRTALLIPHFNNPAGLCASLASIGVDEEIDVFIVDDGSTKAIIDEQVAQTAFKARGQLHFLYLPANCGIEYALNTGLEAMLAAGYQYGARLDCDDLVMPDRFAKQVKFLDANPDVYLLGSAVIFFDASGDRFTIHQPQTHQEIVRQMHDDNAFTHPTVMFRMAGVKEIGLYPLDCKAAEDFAYFWQFVARYQTANLAEVLTKSEYNDAGISMSRRRQQQAMRLKLLARHFDWRPRSALKMAKAGASYLLPLSLARQIKRILGVGKWN; from the coding sequence ATGAACCGCACCGCTTTATTAATCCCGCATTTTAATAACCCAGCTGGCCTTTGCGCATCCTTGGCTTCGATTGGGGTGGATGAGGAAATAGATGTATTTATCGTTGATGATGGCAGCACTAAGGCGATAATCGACGAACAAGTGGCGCAAACCGCCTTTAAGGCGCGCGGCCAATTACATTTTTTGTATTTGCCAGCCAATTGCGGCATCGAATATGCGCTCAATACTGGTTTAGAGGCGATGCTCGCCGCAGGCTACCAGTATGGTGCACGGCTCGATTGTGATGATCTGGTGATGCCAGATCGTTTTGCGAAACAGGTCAAATTCCTTGATGCAAACCCTGACGTGTATTTGCTGGGGTCAGCGGTGATTTTTTTTGATGCTAGCGGTGATCGCTTTACGATTCACCAGCCACAAACGCATCAAGAAATCGTGCGGCAAATGCACGACGATAATGCCTTTACGCATCCAACGGTGATGTTCAGAATGGCAGGCGTGAAAGAAATTGGCCTTTATCCCCTCGATTGCAAGGCCGCGGAAGACTTCGCCTATTTCTGGCAATTTGTTGCACGCTACCAAACGGCGAATTTGGCCGAAGTTTTAACCAAAAGCGAGTATAACGACGCAGGTATTTCAATGAGCCGCCGTCGCCAGCAGCAAGCGATGCGTTTGAAACTTTTGGCTCGGCATTTTGACTGGCGCCCACGCTCGGCACTTAAAATGGCAAAAGCAGGCGCATCTTACCTGTTGCCACTATCGTTAGCGCGTCAAATTAAGCGAATACTTGGGGTGGGAAAATGGAATTAG
- a CDS encoding glycosyltransferase, with product MKIAIFLRDLGLGGVERCAVLVGEGLAVMGFDVTLVLLGGSRNLWASRIKKVKVVDLSSQWQPLKPLTWLAGWRAARQIAREHDVLIAGTFLLPLYMTFAASLGLGKRVIAWVHGPFYELDAFARMNVVHRKACQFVYRRLKELIFVSEHARTSMARWLEQAPSEGWTVLPNFVDAQQEISARVERESNAPLRLLFVGRIAEEKQPHLWLDTLVALNLASVAANLTIVGDGPLEDDLKSQVVARRLESQVLFAGRKDDVSEYLAHADVLLLTSGFEGCPLVVLESMPMRLLVVSTNAGGVYELFGARRDDFVVQEASGTALAELIIRQQSQSLLLQNFIEHRAEHYAQGRILKQWAQRLRAEPQLESKQ from the coding sequence ATGAAAATCGCCATTTTTCTGCGCGATCTAGGTTTGGGCGGCGTTGAGCGTTGTGCTGTGCTGGTGGGTGAAGGTCTGGCGGTAATGGGTTTTGACGTGACGCTGGTGCTGCTGGGCGGCTCGCGTAATTTATGGGCCTCGCGGATTAAAAAGGTCAAGGTGGTTGATTTATCATCCCAATGGCAGCCCTTAAAGCCACTGACTTGGCTGGCGGGTTGGCGCGCGGCGCGGCAGATCGCGCGCGAACATGATGTGCTGATTGCCGGCACTTTTTTGCTGCCCTTGTATATGACGTTCGCTGCGAGTCTCGGCTTAGGTAAACGCGTCATCGCGTGGGTGCATGGGCCATTTTATGAGCTCGACGCTTTTGCGCGGATGAACGTTGTGCACCGCAAAGCGTGCCAATTTGTATATCGCCGGCTTAAAGAGCTGATTTTTGTTTCCGAGCACGCGCGCACTTCAATGGCGCGTTGGTTAGAGCAGGCACCAAGCGAGGGCTGGACGGTGTTGCCTAATTTTGTCGACGCACAGCAAGAGATTTCCGCTCGCGTTGAACGCGAGTCCAATGCGCCGCTGCGCCTCTTGTTTGTAGGCCGCATTGCCGAAGAAAAGCAGCCGCATTTATGGCTTGATACCTTGGTCGCGCTCAATTTGGCCAGTGTTGCTGCGAATTTGACCATTGTTGGCGATGGCCCGCTGGAAGATGATTTAAAATCGCAGGTTGTAGCACGGCGCTTGGAGAGCCAAGTGCTGTTTGCTGGTCGCAAAGACGATGTGAGTGAGTATTTGGCGCATGCCGATGTGCTCTTGCTGACTTCCGGTTTTGAAGGGTGTCCTTTGGTGGTATTGGAGTCCATGCCAATGCGCTTGCTGGTTGTCAGTACAAACGCGGGCGGGGTATATGAGCTGTTTGGCGCGCGCCGCGATGATTTTGTCGTGCAAGAAGCCAGCGGCACCGCATTGGCTGAATTGATTATTCGCCAGCAATCGCAATCATTGCTGCTACAAAATTTTATTGAGCATCGCGCCGAGCATTACGCACAAGGCCGCATTCTCAAACAATGGGCGCAACGTTTGCGCGCAGAACCGCAACTTGAGTCTAAGCAATGA
- a CDS encoding glycosyltransferase: protein MTVSFVLPCFNAAQYLQQTLDSLIAQSHTDWECIAIDDGSSDQTLAILQAAAQQDARFKIISRPNRGLIASLNEGIAAAQGEWIARIDADDICLPDRLVKQLDYCAQHQVDICGSWIGFIGERSGEWHTPVSDAEVRLALLFNTPIAHPSILARASLLKANPYPDDAPHAEDYALWCHIAATTSARFANVPDVLLHYRTHAGQVTQAKKAALLITAQRVREQYARSALPVALQPLAAEFAKLAEPSRILTHAEWAWMVDFFTQLIALRPESRGALGEMWLDTLQRSRGVNVFDFPRAIKLALQMPPPKAERKKMLKQSLRLAMSDYVWRKVKP from the coding sequence ATGACCGTCTCTTTTGTGTTGCCATGTTTTAATGCTGCTCAGTATCTGCAGCAAACGCTTGATAGCCTTATTGCTCAAAGCCATACGGACTGGGAGTGTATTGCGATCGACGATGGTTCTAGCGATCAAACGCTGGCCATTTTGCAAGCGGCTGCACAGCAAGACGCGCGCTTTAAAATAATTAGCCGCCCCAATCGCGGTTTGATCGCTAGCCTCAATGAAGGTATTGCCGCAGCGCAGGGCGAGTGGATTGCGCGGATTGATGCCGACGATATTTGCTTGCCTGACCGTCTGGTCAAGCAACTTGACTATTGTGCCCAGCATCAAGTTGATATTTGCGGTAGCTGGATTGGCTTTATTGGCGAGCGTTCTGGCGAGTGGCATACGCCGGTCAGCGACGCTGAAGTGCGGTTGGCCTTGCTGTTCAATACCCCGATTGCGCACCCGTCGATTTTGGCTCGCGCTAGTTTGCTCAAAGCCAATCCTTATCCAGACGACGCACCGCATGCCGAAGATTACGCCTTGTGGTGTCATATTGCGGCTACAACGTCGGCGCGTTTTGCCAATGTTCCCGATGTTTTGCTGCATTACCGCACGCATGCGGGGCAGGTCACGCAGGCGAAAAAAGCCGCGCTACTAATCACCGCGCAACGCGTGCGCGAACAGTATGCGCGCAGCGCTTTACCCGTCGCCTTGCAACCCTTGGCTGCTGAATTTGCCAAGCTGGCTGAGCCTAGTCGCATTCTGACGCATGCTGAATGGGCTTGGATGGTTGATTTCTTTACTCAATTAATCGCATTACGCCCAGAAAGCCGTGGTGCTTTGGGCGAAATGTGGCTCGATACACTGCAGCGCAGCCGAGGCGTCAATGTCTTTGACTTTCCGCGCGCAATCAAACTCGCGCTGCAAATGCCGCCACCAAAAGCTGAACGGAAAAAAATGCTCAAACAAAGCCTACGTTTAGCGATGTCGGATTATGTGTGGCGCAAGGTGAAACCATGA
- a CDS encoding oligosaccharide flippase family protein, whose amino-acid sequence MVDARLRANIFALYLVQGLNYVVSFVTFPFLLVQLGAEGFGVMNFAFACIQYGVLLTDFGFNLSAVRDVAQVRDDPRAAARIFWRVTWAKVALMLASSLILLVLTFSLDSWRTHADVFIVSQLYIASSVLFPLWYFQGFEKLQLASGLMVFARALMLGFLLYWVSGPQDLMLAVVLQAMPQILAGVLWWSTGWGIARPMWVAVSLGELRAALKASWPFFLSAISTSLYTTSTTVLLGMFAAPLQVGLFAAASKLVYIAQGLIGPLVQAMYPRIAQLAVNDKAGALALIRKALLIQTGVGVVMTLALALFVPVFAPISVSLFGADFGLSRAFLALADSQTIMVWFAPVILLGCMSLVFGQQTLLVFGQERYFSRVLVAAGVLNVLLMCVLVPGSNEAGVRAAQSVLIVEGFIVLAFWWRARQISREIRHQLAQQNAQGGAAG is encoded by the coding sequence GTGGTTGATGCACGATTGCGGGCGAATATTTTTGCACTGTACTTGGTACAGGGCCTCAATTACGTCGTTTCCTTTGTTACTTTCCCCTTTTTATTAGTCCAGCTTGGCGCGGAAGGCTTTGGCGTGATGAATTTCGCCTTTGCCTGCATCCAATACGGCGTATTGCTGACTGATTTTGGCTTTAATTTATCGGCCGTGCGTGATGTGGCGCAGGTGCGCGATGACCCGAGGGCGGCGGCGCGAATTTTTTGGCGCGTCACCTGGGCAAAAGTGGCGTTAATGCTCGCCTCCAGCCTGATTTTGCTGGTGCTTACCTTTAGTCTTGATAGCTGGCGTACGCATGCCGACGTGTTTATCGTTAGCCAGTTGTATATCGCCAGCTCGGTTTTATTTCCCTTGTGGTATTTCCAAGGCTTTGAAAAACTGCAGCTCGCCTCTGGCCTGATGGTGTTTGCCCGCGCGCTGATGCTGGGCTTTTTGCTGTATTGGGTGAGTGGCCCGCAAGACTTGATGCTGGCGGTGGTGCTGCAGGCGATGCCGCAGATTTTGGCTGGCGTATTATGGTGGAGCACGGGCTGGGGCATTGCGCGTCCGATGTGGGTCGCGGTGTCCTTGGGCGAGCTGCGCGCTGCGCTCAAAGCCAGTTGGCCGTTTTTCCTGTCGGCCATTTCAACCAGTTTATACACCACATCCACCACGGTATTGCTTGGGATGTTTGCTGCGCCACTGCAGGTGGGCTTGTTTGCCGCCGCCAGCAAGCTGGTGTATATCGCCCAGGGTTTAATCGGCCCCTTGGTGCAGGCGATGTATCCGCGCATTGCGCAATTGGCCGTGAACGATAAAGCCGGTGCGCTGGCGCTAATTCGCAAAGCCTTGCTGATTCAAACTGGGGTGGGAGTCGTGATGACACTGGCTTTGGCGCTGTTTGTGCCGGTATTTGCGCCGATCAGTGTCAGCCTGTTTGGTGCTGATTTTGGCTTATCGCGAGCATTTTTGGCTCTGGCCGATTCGCAAACGATTATGGTCTGGTTTGCTCCAGTGATTTTACTTGGCTGCATGTCGCTGGTGTTTGGTCAGCAAACTTTACTGGTTTTCGGGCAAGAGCGTTATTTTAGTCGGGTGCTGGTCGCTGCCGGTGTGCTTAATGTGCTGCTGATGTGCGTCTTGGTGCCCGGTTCAAACGAAGCTGGCGTGCGTGCGGCGCAGTCGGTGCTGATTGTTGAGGGATTTATTGTGCTGGCGTTTTGGTGGAGGGCGCGGCAAATTAGTCGCGAAATTCGTCATCAGCTAGCTCAGCAGAATGCGCAAGGAGGCGCAGCAGGATGA
- a CDS encoding type II secretion system F family protein yields MRFQYRAADQDGQIQRGQMQASNQADLELRLSRLGLLLIHGEVGRSEWWAKQTISRRELITFCFHLEQLSRAGVPLLQALSDLRDSVELPHFREIIANVIEDIEGGQQLSQALAAHPKVFDALIIHLIQAGEESGELAAVLGRLCESLKWQDELIAQTQRFLLYPAFVGIVVFGVMCFLMVYLVPQLLEFMRAMKQTLPLSTKILLWISEAFIRYWWLLLGLPIALILIGRWRYVVDERFRRHCDAWLLQLPALGAILQKIILARFANCFALLYAAGIPILDCIRITQGVVNNRQIAHALLRVEGQIREGFGVSASFERIGLFPPLVLRMLRVGEGTGQLDYALHNVSYFYDRDIKESIARFHALIEPTMTVILGFLLAWIMSSVLGPIFDAIGQLR; encoded by the coding sequence ATGCGCTTTCAATACCGCGCCGCCGATCAGGATGGACAAATACAGCGTGGGCAGATGCAAGCCAGCAATCAAGCTGATTTAGAGCTCAGATTGTCTCGACTGGGCTTGTTGCTGATCCATGGTGAAGTTGGACGAAGCGAATGGTGGGCAAAGCAAACTATCTCCCGCCGAGAGCTAATTACCTTTTGTTTTCATCTAGAGCAGTTAAGCCGGGCAGGCGTGCCCTTACTGCAAGCATTAAGCGATTTGCGTGACAGCGTCGAGCTTCCGCATTTTCGAGAAATCATCGCCAATGTCATCGAGGACATCGAGGGTGGCCAGCAATTGTCACAAGCGTTAGCCGCACACCCCAAAGTGTTTGATGCATTAATTATTCATTTAATTCAGGCGGGAGAAGAAAGCGGCGAGCTAGCTGCGGTCTTGGGCCGTTTGTGTGAATCGCTGAAATGGCAGGATGAACTCATCGCGCAAACTCAGCGCTTCTTGCTGTATCCAGCCTTTGTTGGGATTGTGGTTTTCGGCGTGATGTGTTTTTTGATGGTGTATTTGGTGCCGCAATTGCTCGAGTTCATGCGTGCCATGAAGCAAACCCTTCCGCTGAGTACGAAGATTTTATTGTGGATTTCAGAGGCCTTTATTCGTTATTGGTGGTTGTTGCTCGGGCTGCCCATCGCTTTGATTCTGATTGGGCGCTGGCGCTATGTCGTCGATGAGCGATTTCGTCGACATTGCGACGCTTGGCTGTTGCAGTTGCCAGCGCTTGGGGCGATTTTGCAAAAAATCATCTTGGCGCGGTTTGCCAATTGTTTTGCACTGCTCTATGCCGCAGGCATCCCCATTTTAGATTGCATTCGAATTACGCAAGGCGTCGTCAATAATCGGCAAATTGCCCACGCCTTATTGCGAGTTGAGGGGCAAATTCGCGAAGGCTTCGGCGTGAGCGCCAGCTTTGAGCGCATCGGGCTATTTCCACCGCTGGTTTTGCGCATGCTGCGTGTGGGCGAGGGGACCGGGCAATTGGACTATGCTTTGCACAATGTGTCCTATTTTTATGATCGGGATATCAAAGAATCGATTGCGCGCTTTCATGCCTTGATCGAACCGACGATGACGGTGATATTGGGTTTTCTGCTGGCGTGGATTATGTCGTCGGTGCTAGGGCCAATTTTCGATGCGATAGGGCAATTGCGATGA